The Haloplanus salinarum genome includes a region encoding these proteins:
- a CDS encoding HalOD1 output domain-containing protein, which translates to MQGNSLPDTTGTYDPETGAYVVDYHETSDVELSVTVVHAVLEVTEKDPTEVDLNAVVQPDALNRIFGRLPDGTSRVGGTLTFELAGCRVTVTGDGEVCVDPTA; encoded by the coding sequence ATGCAAGGCAACTCTCTCCCCGACACGACCGGAACGTACGATCCCGAGACGGGAGCCTACGTCGTCGACTACCACGAGACGAGCGACGTCGAACTGAGCGTCACCGTCGTCCACGCGGTGCTCGAAGTGACCGAGAAGGATCCGACGGAGGTCGACCTCAACGCGGTCGTCCAGCCGGACGCGCTGAACCGCATCTTCGGCCGCCTCCCCGACGGGACGTCCCGTGTGGGCGGGACGCTCACGTTCGAACTCGCCGGCTGCCGGGTGACGGTGACCGGCGACGGCGAGGTGTGCGTCGACCCGACCGCGTAG
- a CDS encoding AAA family ATPase encodes MVEAFAVASGKGGTGKTTSTLALGMALAADHDVTVVDADTGMANLLFHAGLDDAPTTLHDLLIEGKEVSVDDAVYERFGMKVVPCGTELAAFRAADPERLRDVVAELAADTDVLLLDSPAALGSKSAVLPVVLADRTVIVLQPTIPALSDGLKVQEYARSYGTETAGTLFNRVRDEAGIERVAERAERYFGGETLGVIPESDAARAARTAGEPLLAHAPDTPASRAFREAAKRLDVRDGASGSGDVADRFRSAVVPEEV; translated from the coding sequence ATGGTCGAGGCGTTCGCCGTGGCGAGCGGCAAGGGCGGGACGGGGAAGACGACGAGCACGCTCGCGCTCGGCATGGCGCTCGCCGCGGACCACGACGTGACCGTCGTCGACGCGGACACGGGGATGGCGAACCTGCTCTTTCACGCCGGCCTCGACGACGCGCCGACGACCCTGCACGACCTGTTGATCGAGGGAAAGGAGGTCTCCGTCGACGACGCGGTGTACGAGCGATTCGGGATGAAGGTCGTCCCCTGCGGGACGGAGCTGGCGGCGTTCCGAGCGGCCGACCCCGAACGCCTCCGGGACGTGGTGGCGGAGCTGGCCGCCGACACCGACGTCCTTCTGCTGGACTCGCCTGCGGCGCTCGGCTCGAAGAGCGCCGTCCTCCCCGTGGTGCTCGCGGATCGGACGGTGATCGTCCTCCAGCCGACGATCCCCGCGCTCTCGGACGGCCTGAAGGTCCAGGAGTACGCCCGGTCCTACGGCACGGAGACGGCGGGGACGCTGTTCAACCGCGTCCGCGACGAGGCGGGGATCGAACGGGTGGCCGAGCGGGCCGAGCGCTACTTCGGCGGCGAGACGCTCGGGGTGATCCCGGAGAGCGACGCCGCCCGCGCGGCCCGAACGGCGGGGGAGCCGCTGTTGGCCCACGCGCCGGACACGCCCGCGTCGCGGGCCTTCCGCGAGGCGGCGAAGCGACTCGACGTGCGCGACGGGGCGAGCGGGAGCGGCGACGTGGCGGATCGTTTCAGGAGCGCGGTCGTCCCGGAGGAAGTGTGA
- a CDS encoding cobyric acid synthase gives MSDRARTLLVAGTASHVGKSTVAAGLCRRLADAGYDVAPFKAQNMSNNARAVPRADGEGFGEVGVSQYVQARAARVRPTTDHNPVLLKPRGDGESQLVIDGEAVADVPATDYYDEWWDRAREAVVAAHDRLATDADVVIAEGAGSIAEINLHHRDLANVETARIADADVILVADVERGGVFAAIVGTLDLLPEDLRERVAGVVITKFRGDRSLLADGVETVEERTGVPVLAVLPYDDPGLPEEDSLALPARDERGVVGDDDGVETGRTATVAVPRLPHLSNATDLEPLAAVPGVRVVYTPLDADLSAVGAGGRPADAAVLPGTKNTVDDLLAAREANLAERLRAVTGPVVGLCGGYQFLGERMEGAAIEGTGERETVPGLGLLPVVTRFSADKRVEPATWQIDGTGPLAGAAGRIEGYEIHAGETRATGAVGTPFDAPDGRTGAELGATAGRVLGTYLHGLFANRAVREAFVDGLYAGRDRERPERTDAGDAPSPYDRAAALVDPVDLGVVGLDDR, from the coding sequence GTGAGCGACCGCGCCCGGACGCTCCTCGTGGCGGGCACGGCGAGTCACGTCGGCAAGTCGACGGTGGCGGCGGGGCTCTGTCGGCGCCTGGCGGACGCCGGCTACGACGTGGCGCCGTTCAAGGCCCAGAACATGTCCAACAACGCCCGCGCGGTGCCACGGGCCGACGGCGAGGGGTTCGGCGAGGTGGGTGTCTCGCAGTACGTCCAGGCCCGCGCCGCGCGGGTACGGCCGACGACCGACCACAACCCGGTCCTGTTGAAGCCCCGCGGCGACGGCGAGTCACAGCTGGTGATCGACGGCGAGGCCGTCGCCGACGTGCCGGCGACCGACTACTACGACGAGTGGTGGGACCGGGCCCGCGAGGCGGTCGTCGCGGCCCACGACCGGCTGGCGACCGACGCCGACGTGGTGATCGCGGAGGGTGCGGGATCGATCGCCGAGATCAACCTCCACCACCGCGACCTGGCGAACGTCGAGACGGCGCGGATCGCCGACGCCGACGTGATACTCGTCGCGGACGTCGAGCGCGGCGGCGTCTTCGCCGCCATCGTCGGCACCCTCGACCTCCTGCCCGAGGACCTCCGGGAACGGGTGGCGGGGGTCGTGATCACGAAGTTCCGGGGCGACCGCTCGCTGCTCGCCGACGGAGTCGAGACGGTCGAGGAACGGACCGGCGTGCCCGTCCTCGCGGTCCTCCCGTACGACGACCCCGGACTTCCCGAAGAGGACAGCCTCGCCCTGCCGGCGCGGGACGAACGGGGGGTCGTCGGCGACGACGACGGCGTCGAGACCGGCCGGACGGCGACCGTCGCCGTGCCGCGCCTCCCGCATCTCTCGAACGCGACGGACCTCGAACCGCTCGCCGCGGTGCCGGGCGTCCGGGTCGTCTACACGCCGCTCGACGCCGACCTCTCGGCGGTCGGGGCCGGGGGACGCCCGGCCGACGCCGCGGTGTTGCCGGGGACGAAGAACACGGTCGACGACCTGCTGGCGGCCCGGGAGGCGAACCTGGCCGAGCGCTTGCGGGCGGTCACGGGGCCGGTGGTCGGCCTCTGTGGCGGCTACCAGTTCCTCGGCGAGCGGATGGAGGGGGCCGCGATCGAGGGGACGGGCGAGCGCGAGACGGTGCCGGGACTCGGGCTCCTGCCCGTAGTCACGCGGTTCTCCGCGGACAAGCGGGTGGAGCCGGCGACGTGGCAAATCGACGGGACGGGGCCGCTCGCCGGCGCCGCGGGGCGCATCGAGGGGTACGAGATCCACGCGGGCGAGACGCGAGCGACGGGGGCGGTCGGGACCCCCTTCGACGCGCCCGACGGCCGGACGGGCGCCGAGCTCGGCGCGACGGCGGGGCGGGTCCTCGGCACCTACCTCCACGGCCTGTTCGCGAACCGGGCGGTCCGGGAGGCGTTCGTCGACGGCCTCTACGCCGGGCGGGACCGGGAGCGCCCCGAGCGGACCGACGCCGGCGACGCACCGTCGCCGTACGACCGGGCGGCGGCGCTGGTCGACCCCGTCGACCTCGGGGTCGTCGGCCTCGACGACCGCTGA
- a CDS encoding cob(I)yrinic acid a,c-diamide adenosyltransferase, giving the protein MTDDSHRGVEPRAPAEFGLVQAWWGDGKGKTTAAIGMGARAAGHGYRVHLLQFMKGGAASVEDVRGEYGAIEQIDGFSYEHTGHYGWHGFADGSDDDDHAAKARGGLERARDLLASAADADLTEPLALDGDPEAGIHMLILDEVLYAANRGLIDPAEVVGLLDSKPANLELVCTGGHERPAYLDDHVDLVSEVRKERHPIDAGQRARKGTEF; this is encoded by the coding sequence ATGACCGACGACAGCCACCGCGGGGTCGAACCCCGTGCGCCGGCGGAGTTCGGCCTCGTCCAAGCGTGGTGGGGCGACGGCAAGGGCAAGACGACGGCCGCCATCGGCATGGGCGCGCGCGCTGCGGGCCACGGCTACCGCGTCCACCTGCTCCAGTTCATGAAAGGCGGCGCGGCGAGCGTCGAGGACGTCCGCGGCGAGTACGGGGCCATCGAGCAGATCGACGGCTTCTCGTACGAGCACACGGGCCACTACGGCTGGCACGGCTTCGCCGACGGGAGCGACGACGACGACCACGCCGCGAAGGCCCGGGGCGGCCTCGAGCGCGCTCGCGACCTGCTGGCGTCGGCCGCCGACGCCGACCTCACCGAACCCCTGGCGCTCGACGGCGACCCCGAAGCCGGGATCCACATGCTGATCCTGGACGAAGTGCTGTACGCGGCCAACCGGGGGCTGATCGACCCCGCGGAGGTGGTCGGCCTGCTCGACTCGAAGCCGGCGAACCTGGAACTGGTCTGTACCGGCGGCCACGAGCGCCCCGCGTATCTCGACGACCACGTCGACCTGGTGAGCGAGGTCCGCAAGGAGCGCCACCCCATCGACGCCGGCCAGCGCGCGCGAAAGGGGACGGAGTTCTAG
- a CDS encoding adenosylcobinamide amidohydrolase: protein MFETTVRDGVARLARPGTRWLSTGHDGGERTAPAAYNVTVPEGWERTDLATYVAERLDAAGFDGAGGPALLTGVAQRHARRARLGSVEAVATAGVSNPAALPVGGDTGSTIPEGGDDTAGPDGPGTVNVVVGTARSLAPGALANLLTVAAEAKAATLLERVGVPGTTTDAVVAACDPTGEAAAFSGSATPVGSAARACVRDAVDASLASRYPDGEYGPPESGVRTDERAAVSTLTIEGRRPPRGEE from the coding sequence GTGTTCGAGACTACCGTCCGCGACGGCGTCGCTCGCCTCGCCCGGCCGGGAACCCGGTGGCTCTCGACCGGCCACGACGGCGGCGAGCGGACCGCGCCCGCGGCGTACAACGTGACCGTCCCAGAGGGCTGGGAGCGGACAGACCTCGCTACCTACGTCGCGGAGCGCCTCGACGCCGCGGGGTTCGACGGTGCGGGCGGGCCGGCGTTGCTGACGGGCGTCGCCCAGCGGCACGCCCGCCGGGCGCGACTGGGATCCGTGGAGGCCGTCGCCACGGCCGGCGTGTCGAACCCCGCGGCGCTCCCGGTCGGGGGCGACACGGGGTCGACGATCCCCGAGGGCGGCGACGACACCGCCGGCCCGGACGGCCCCGGAACGGTGAACGTCGTCGTCGGGACGGCCCGCTCGCTCGCACCGGGGGCGCTCGCGAACCTGCTGACCGTCGCCGCGGAGGCGAAGGCGGCGACGCTGCTCGAACGGGTGGGCGTCCCGGGGACGACGACCGACGCCGTCGTCGCCGCCTGCGACCCGACGGGCGAGGCCGCCGCCTTCTCCGGGAGCGCGACGCCGGTTGGTTCGGCGGCCCGCGCCTGCGTCCGGGACGCGGTGGACGCCAGCCTCGCGTCCCGGTATCCCGACGGGGAGTACGGGCCGCCCGAGTCCGGCGTCCGCACCGACGAGCGGGCGGCGGTGTCGACCCTCACCATTGAAGGCCGACGGCCGCCGAGGGGCGAGGAATGA
- a CDS encoding threonine-phosphate decarboxylase: MDPDAVADVERVPHGGASDPTLLDFSANTNPERPRGVAGVYESAYGAATRYPSDDYCAFRTAAGEYLGCEPLSVVPTAGGSEALRLAVEVTLDPDDAALLPKPSFGEYEREVRLQGAEPAFVDHDRLLRTDPEPYRMIVVCNPNNPTGDAYPRADLRAYAQECRAADTVLLVDEAFLDFTDHRTLAGEPGVVVARSLTKMFGLPGLRAGMAVATGDLRERLDAARPAWGLSTPAADVGTYCLHRTKFVAETRDRVRNERARMIDALEPAYEVWPSDSPFLLLDVGDRSVESVMAAAREDGIVLRDATTFRGLDSHVRVAVRRPDENDRLLDAL, from the coding sequence ATGGACCCTGACGCCGTCGCCGACGTGGAGCGTGTCCCCCACGGCGGAGCGTCGGATCCGACGCTGCTGGATTTCAGCGCCAACACCAACCCCGAGCGGCCACGCGGCGTCGCCGGCGTCTACGAGTCGGCCTACGGGGCGGCGACCCGCTATCCGAGCGACGACTACTGTGCCTTCCGGACCGCCGCCGGCGAGTATCTGGGATGCGAGCCGCTGTCGGTCGTGCCCACGGCCGGGGGGAGCGAAGCCCTGCGACTCGCCGTCGAAGTGACGCTCGACCCGGACGACGCCGCCCTCCTCCCGAAGCCGAGTTTCGGCGAGTACGAACGCGAGGTCCGCCTGCAGGGTGCGGAGCCGGCGTTCGTCGACCACGACCGCCTCCTCCGGACCGACCCCGAACCCTACCGGATGATCGTCGTCTGCAACCCGAACAACCCGACCGGCGACGCCTACCCCCGGGCCGACCTCCGGGCGTACGCCCAGGAGTGTCGCGCCGCCGACACCGTCCTGCTCGTCGACGAGGCGTTCCTGGATTTCACCGACCACCGGACGCTCGCGGGCGAACCCGGCGTCGTCGTCGCACGGTCGCTGACCAAGATGTTCGGCCTGCCCGGCCTCCGGGCCGGCATGGCCGTCGCGACCGGCGACCTGCGGGAGCGCCTCGACGCCGCCCGCCCCGCCTGGGGACTCTCCACCCCCGCGGCCGACGTCGGGACCTACTGCCTCCACCGGACGAAGTTCGTCGCCGAGACGCGCGACCGGGTACGCAACGAACGGGCGCGCATGATCGACGCCCTCGAACCCGCATACGAGGTGTGGCCCTCCGACTCCCCCTTCCTCCTCTTGGACGTCGGCGACCGATCCGTGGAGAGCGTGATGGCGGCCGCTCGCGAGGACGGCATCGTCCTTCGCGACGCCACCACCTTCCGCGGCCTCGACTCCCACGTCCGCGTCGCAGTCCGGCGCCCGGACGAGAACGACCGCCTCCTCGACGCCCTGTGA
- a CDS encoding nicotinate-nucleotide--dimethylbenzimidazole phosphoribosyltransferase, with protein sequence MTRLVLVAGTTGTARIDGISAAGADADLRAHTPSADAELIEYGHLVRAPVVPVSPTGCPTPAAVTRAVRERVGFETLVVDAGLAKPTGAPTVGVGAKPGRDVREADPVPTAPGAWVAARKLGRNLPDDELVVGETIPGGTTTALGVLRALGVDAASEGGAVVSSSLPENPLALKTEVIEAAFEASDLEPGEAAYRPELAVRFVGDPVLAVVAGLTAGALESGTDVILGGGTQLLAAAALVRHAGVADPLTLASTSYVAADADLSLAADLDCETVVTDPGFGGRDDALARYADGEAKEGAGMGGALLLAERTGALDTVADGTLEVVERISPRHGP encoded by the coding sequence GTGACCCGCCTCGTCCTCGTCGCGGGCACGACCGGAACCGCCCGGATCGATGGGATCAGCGCCGCCGGCGCCGACGCCGACCTGCGGGCCCACACGCCGAGCGCCGACGCGGAACTGATCGAGTACGGCCACCTGGTCCGCGCGCCGGTCGTCCCCGTGAGTCCGACGGGGTGTCCGACACCGGCGGCCGTCACCCGCGCGGTCCGCGAGCGCGTGGGCTTCGAGACGCTCGTCGTCGACGCGGGCCTCGCGAAACCGACCGGGGCGCCGACGGTCGGCGTCGGCGCGAAACCCGGTCGCGACGTGCGGGAGGCCGATCCCGTCCCGACCGCGCCGGGGGCGTGGGTGGCCGCCCGAAAGCTGGGTCGGAACCTCCCCGACGACGAACTCGTCGTCGGCGAGACCATCCCCGGCGGGACCACGACCGCACTCGGCGTCCTTCGGGCGCTCGGCGTCGACGCCGCGTCGGAGGGCGGCGCCGTCGTCTCCTCGTCGCTGCCCGAGAACCCGCTGGCGCTGAAAACGGAGGTGATCGAGGCGGCGTTCGAGGCGAGCGACCTGGAACCCGGCGAGGCGGCCTACCGGCCGGAACTCGCCGTCCGCTTCGTGGGCGATCCGGTGCTCGCCGTCGTCGCCGGGCTGACCGCCGGCGCCCTGGAGTCGGGGACGGACGTGATCCTCGGGGGCGGGACGCAGCTGCTCGCGGCGGCGGCGCTGGTGCGACACGCGGGCGTCGCCGACCCGCTGACGCTCGCGTCGACGAGCTACGTCGCCGCCGACGCCGACCTTTCCCTGGCCGCCGACCTGGACTGCGAGACGGTCGTCACCGATCCCGGGTTCGGGGGGCGGGACGACGCGCTCGCCCGGTACGCCGACGGCGAGGCCAAGGAGGGTGCGGGGATGGGCGGGGCGCTCCTCCTGGCCGAGCGGACGGGCGCGCTCGATACCGTCGCGGACGGAACGCTTGAGGTAGTGGAGCGTATTAGCCCTCGCCATGGACCCTGA
- a CDS encoding NTP transferase domain-containing protein: MCGGEGTRLGGDAEKPLVAVAGTPMVDRVRGALATSRVERVHLAVSPLASATRDHLRAADARVVETPGEGYVADLDTALDRVGRPVLTVAADLPLLTGSAVNRVLAVAEGGDRVRSLTVAVPVALKRRLGVSVDTAFDHGDRRLAPAGVNVVAGTDDDIYAAADPRLAVNVNRRADLQVAEALS; this comes from the coding sequence ATGTGTGGCGGCGAGGGGACCCGTCTCGGCGGCGACGCGGAGAAGCCACTCGTCGCGGTGGCCGGGACGCCCATGGTCGACCGCGTGCGCGGGGCGCTCGCGACCAGCCGGGTCGAGCGGGTCCATCTGGCCGTCTCGCCGCTGGCGTCCGCGACCCGCGACCACCTGCGGGCGGCCGACGCCCGCGTCGTCGAGACGCCGGGCGAGGGCTACGTCGCGGACCTCGACACCGCGCTCGACCGGGTGGGGCGGCCGGTGCTGACCGTCGCCGCCGACCTCCCGCTTCTGACCGGATCGGCGGTGAACCGCGTCCTCGCCGTCGCGGAGGGCGGTGACAGGGTCCGCTCGCTGACGGTCGCCGTGCCGGTCGCCCTGAAACGGCGGCTGGGGGTGAGCGTCGACACGGCCTTCGACCACGGCGACCGGCGGCTGGCACCCGCCGGCGTCAACGTCGTCGCGGGAACCGACGACGACATATACGCCGCTGCCGATCCTCGACTCGCCGTGAACGTGAACCGCCGCGCCGACCTGCAGGTCGCGGAGGCGCTGTCGTGA
- the cobS gene encoding adenosylcobinamide-GDP ribazoletransferase gives MLTAIRGALAFLTRLPVGGDEAAWDAFRATPAAFVVAGYVVGGLAALPFLAPIPIPTAVAGYLVALYLLTGVTHADGLADCGDAAAAHGPATDRRAALKDAETGVGGALALGVTLVALGLGGLGVAGAGPRAALRLALAAEVSAKAGMATLAALGEPGHEGLGSAVVGDVSAAALLPTVAVAVPAALAAPPGSTPALVAALLAGPAAALLVGRWATATLGGVTGDALGAANELGRVAALHAGVVAWTLW, from the coding sequence GTGCTGACGGCGATCCGGGGGGCGCTCGCCTTCCTGACGCGCCTGCCCGTCGGCGGCGACGAGGCCGCCTGGGACGCCTTCCGCGCCACCCCCGCGGCCTTCGTCGTCGCCGGCTACGTGGTCGGCGGCCTCGCCGCCCTCCCCTTCCTCGCGCCGATACCGATCCCCACCGCCGTCGCCGGGTACCTCGTCGCGCTCTACTTGCTCACCGGGGTGACCCACGCCGACGGGCTCGCCGACTGCGGCGACGCCGCCGCGGCTCACGGCCCGGCGACCGACCGTCGGGCGGCCCTGAAGGACGCCGAAACCGGCGTCGGCGGCGCGCTCGCGCTGGGGGTGACGCTCGTCGCCCTCGGACTCGGCGGCCTCGGCGTCGCGGGCGCCGGCCCACGGGCCGCCCTTCGTCTCGCCCTCGCCGCGGAGGTGAGCGCCAAGGCGGGCATGGCGACGCTCGCGGCGCTGGGAGAGCCCGGCCACGAAGGCCTCGGGTCGGCGGTCGTCGGCGACGTCTCGGCGGCCGCACTCCTGCCGACGGTCGCCGTCGCCGTCCCCGCGGCCCTCGCTGCGCCGCCCGGGAGCACGCCGGCGCTCGTCGCGGCACTGCTCGCCGGGCCGGCCGCCGCGCTCCTCGTCGGCCGGTGGGCGACGGCGACCCTCGGCGGCGTCACCGGCGACGCCCTCGGCGCGGCGAACGAACTCGGGCGGGTCGCGGCGCTCCACGCGGGGGTGGTGGCGTGGACGCTCTGGTGA
- a CDS encoding CobD/CbiB family cobalamin biosynthesis protein, whose translation MTLVAAGSVALAAGLDRLIAEPPAAVHPVAWLGRGLAPLDRNWTHPRLVGLGVSLAVPLAAAAAVAAGVALAARVDPLAGGVAAGLVCFVCTSRRMLLDEARAVVAASGGDLPAARERLRALAGRDATHLSAGEVRSAAVESAAENLADGLVAPLAGFALLAPLSLPLAAAAAAWVKAVNTLDSTFGYRSHPMGWAPAHLDDLVMWAPARASAALLAVAGGRPGALRAARPLARRPASPNAGWPMATLAVLLGVRLEKPGTYRLDGGGSGGDDPLPTRADADRGVAVVARAGWLAFGVGVAVSAAWATTGPGAWPVPGVLPPC comes from the coding sequence GTGACCCTCGTCGCCGCGGGGAGCGTCGCCCTCGCCGCGGGGCTCGACCGCCTGATCGCGGAGCCGCCGGCCGCCGTCCACCCCGTCGCCTGGCTGGGACGGGGCCTCGCTCCCCTCGACCGGAACTGGACCCATCCCCGACTCGTCGGCCTCGGCGTCTCGCTCGCCGTCCCCCTCGCCGCCGCCGCGGCCGTCGCCGCCGGCGTCGCCCTCGCCGCCCGCGTCGACCCGCTCGCCGGCGGGGTCGCCGCCGGCCTCGTCTGTTTCGTCTGCACCAGCCGTCGGATGTTGCTCGACGAAGCGCGGGCCGTCGTCGCCGCGAGCGGGGGCGACCTCCCCGCCGCCAGGGAGCGCCTGCGGGCGCTCGCGGGACGGGACGCGACCCACCTCTCGGCCGGCGAGGTGCGCAGCGCCGCCGTCGAGAGCGCGGCCGAGAACCTCGCGGACGGCCTCGTCGCGCCGCTCGCCGGGTTCGCCCTCCTCGCCCCCCTCTCGCTGCCGCTCGCGGCCGCGGCCGCCGCGTGGGTCAAGGCCGTCAACACGCTCGACTCGACGTTCGGCTACCGATCTCACCCCATGGGCTGGGCGCCGGCCCACCTCGACGACCTGGTGATGTGGGCGCCCGCACGCGCGAGCGCCGCCCTCCTCGCCGTCGCCGGGGGTCGTCCCGGGGCGCTCCGGGCGGCCCGGCCGCTGGCACGGCGACCCGCGTCGCCGAACGCCGGGTGGCCGATGGCGACGCTCGCGGTCCTGCTGGGGGTGCGCCTGGAGAAACCCGGGACGTACCGACTCGACGGCGGCGGATCCGGGGGCGACGACCCGCTCCCGACGCGGGCCGACGCCGACCGGGGCGTCGCCGTCGTCGCCCGCGCGGGGTGGCTGGCCTTCGGGGTCGGGGTAGCGGTATCGGCGGCGTGGGCGACGACGGGACCGGGAGCGTGGCCGGTTCCGGGGGTGCTCCCGCCGTGCTGA